Proteins from a genomic interval of Paenibacillus lentus:
- a CDS encoding four-helix bundle copper-binding protein — translation MIQEKYRECIEACLECMNACNYCYVSSLKEYDLAMLRECIRLTRECAEICSFAAESLSRNTPFAQEICELCAKACDACARECGKHEHHHCKPCEQACRRCAEICRSATAVA, via the coding sequence ATGATTCAGGAAAAATACAGAGAGTGCATCGAAGCTTGTCTCGAGTGTATGAATGCATGTAACTACTGCTATGTCTCCAGCTTGAAGGAATACGATTTGGCTATGTTAAGGGAATGCATTAGGCTTACCCGAGAGTGTGCGGAAATCTGTTCTTTTGCCGCAGAATCGTTATCACGTAATACTCCCTTCGCCCAAGAGATTTGCGAGCTGTGTGCTAAAGCTTGTGATGCTTGCGCGAGGGAGTGCGGGAAGCATGAGCACCATCATTGCAAGCCATGTGAACAGGCGTGCCGTAGATGCGCTGAAATTTGCCGCAGTGCGACTGCGGTTGCTTAA
- a CDS encoding CobW family GTP-binding protein has product MNVTKATPIYILSGFLGSGKTTLLHRMLSYWKDGGLKPAIIMNEIGDVNLDGILVDDELPMTEMLGGCICCTVRGDLSMQMFELINNERPDVIVIEATGAANPLEILDAVTEVSLTAKIDIKPMITVVDSVHLLELHEAQKGKTYRLMMEQIRCGSILIVNKIDRLQGKQLAEVESLLRHLNPFADLLPAVKCDVDLDRLTTMYDPLHRNHDHHEGHECDCSHKNHETTDNDQEQGCRHDRVNETHDHVTVYSHYFQGPVNSEQFEKFIADLPRDVYRGKGVLSFSDTSSRFLFQYAYREADYLKIAPKGNVPDVVVFIGEHFDKNKLAEQLRQLEAIPH; this is encoded by the coding sequence ATGAATGTGACCAAAGCAACGCCGATTTACATATTATCCGGATTCCTCGGCAGCGGAAAGACAACACTGCTGCACCGGATGTTATCCTACTGGAAAGATGGGGGACTTAAACCTGCAATTATCATGAATGAAATTGGTGATGTTAATTTAGACGGTATCCTTGTCGACGATGAACTTCCGATGACTGAAATGTTGGGCGGGTGTATTTGTTGTACGGTACGGGGCGACCTGAGCATGCAAATGTTTGAATTAATAAACAATGAGCGTCCGGATGTAATCGTTATTGAGGCTACTGGAGCAGCTAATCCGTTGGAAATACTAGACGCTGTAACGGAGGTGTCTTTAACAGCCAAAATCGATATCAAGCCGATGATTACGGTTGTAGATTCGGTTCATTTGCTAGAATTGCATGAAGCTCAGAAAGGGAAAACTTATCGACTTATGATGGAGCAGATCCGTTGCGGCTCGATTTTAATCGTTAATAAAATCGACAGGTTGCAAGGAAAGCAACTGGCAGAGGTTGAATCGCTGCTGCGACATTTAAATCCATTCGCCGACCTGCTGCCTGCGGTGAAATGTGATGTGGATTTAGATCGCCTTACTACAATGTATGATCCATTGCATCGGAATCATGATCATCATGAAGGTCATGAGTGTGACTGCAGCCATAAAAATCATGAAACTACCGACAATGATCAAGAACAAGGCTGCCGACACGATCGAGTAAATGAGACGCATGATCATGTCACCGTGTATAGCCACTATTTTCAAGGTCCGGTGAATAGTGAACAGTTTGAGAAGTTCATTGCCGACCTGCCACGAGATGTTTACCGAGGAAAAGGGGTGCTAAGTTTTTCCGATACGTCCAGTCGTTTTTTGTTCCAATATGCTTATCGTGAGGCTGATTATTTAAAGATTGCTCCTAAAGGCAATGTTCCGGATGTCGTGGTATTTATAGGTGAGCATTTTGACAAGAACAAACTGGCCGAACAGCTTCGCCAGCTTGAAGCAATCCCTCATTAA
- a CDS encoding MogA/MoaB family molybdenum cofactor biosynthesis protein — translation MRSVEEHRNEAPDHVSCMIVTVSDTRTAENDTSGKLIRQLLEENGYKVMKYTIIKDDYDSIRQLLREAASDRGIEAVLLSGGTGISPRDTTYEAVRSLLNKEMPGFGEIFRYLSFTEDIGSAAILSRAIAGTISNMAVFSMPGSQGAVKLAMERIIIPELKHIMREINKK, via the coding sequence ATGAGATCCGTAGAAGAACACCGTAATGAAGCACCCGACCACGTTTCCTGCATGATCGTAACCGTGTCTGATACCCGTACCGCCGAAAATGATACAAGCGGGAAACTGATTCGTCAGCTTTTAGAAGAAAACGGCTATAAAGTGATGAAATATACTATCATCAAAGATGATTATGACAGTATTCGCCAGCTTCTCCGAGAGGCAGCATCGGATCGCGGTATAGAAGCCGTTCTGCTCAGCGGGGGCACAGGAATTTCACCGCGGGATACAACTTATGAAGCCGTGCGCAGCTTGCTTAATAAAGAAATGCCCGGTTTCGGAGAAATTTTTCGTTACTTAAGCTTTACAGAGGATATCGGTTCGGCCGCAATATTAAGCCGAGCAATCGCTGGGACGATCAGCAATATGGCTGTGTTCTCCATGCCCGGCTCTCAGGGAGCTGTAAAGCTGGCCATGGAGCGAATCATCATTCCTGAGCTTAAGCATATCATGCGCGAGATTAACAAAAAGTGA
- a CDS encoding acryloyl-CoA reductase, with the protein MEVENVFRAFRVHLDEDGFSSGIDTLNLNDLPDNDVTIEVFYSSVNYKDGLASTSKGKVVSSYPLVLGIDLAGRVVASRSPEFQAGDEVLCTGYGLGVSHDGGYAEFARVPAEWLIKLPEGLTLQESMAIGTAGFTAALSVERLMHSGIQPESGPVLVRGATGGVGSIAVNILSKLGFEVVASTGKAEAQAMLTRWGASSVITREAASASVKGALGKSQWSAVVDPVGGAGTGEILKTMNYGGSVALSGLTGGVALDTSVFPFILRGINLLGIDSVYCPRAERLELWKRLGCEWKPEQVLQDGIKVYELEQLEEAFSTVLSGQAIGRQVVSLRRNKSSGNRR; encoded by the coding sequence TTGGAGGTAGAGAATGTATTTCGCGCATTTCGCGTACATCTGGATGAGGACGGATTCTCAAGCGGCATCGATACATTAAATTTAAATGATTTGCCGGACAATGACGTTACAATTGAGGTGTTCTACTCTAGTGTAAATTATAAGGATGGTCTCGCTAGTACCTCGAAGGGAAAAGTAGTCAGCAGCTATCCCTTGGTTCTTGGTATTGATTTAGCCGGGAGAGTGGTAGCTTCTCGGAGTCCAGAGTTCCAGGCTGGTGATGAGGTATTGTGTACTGGCTACGGATTAGGCGTATCTCACGATGGGGGCTATGCGGAGTTCGCACGCGTTCCGGCAGAATGGCTTATCAAGCTGCCGGAAGGCTTAACGCTTCAAGAGAGTATGGCTATCGGTACAGCAGGTTTTACCGCCGCTTTATCGGTAGAGCGGCTGATGCATAGCGGTATCCAGCCCGAGAGTGGGCCTGTCCTTGTTAGAGGGGCAACAGGCGGTGTGGGAAGCATTGCCGTAAACATTTTGAGCAAGCTTGGCTTTGAGGTCGTTGCTTCCACGGGAAAGGCAGAGGCTCAGGCTATGCTAACCCGTTGGGGTGCTTCCTCAGTGATTACACGGGAAGCTGCCTCTGCTTCGGTCAAAGGAGCACTCGGCAAAAGCCAGTGGTCAGCTGTTGTCGACCCCGTCGGTGGAGCGGGCACTGGGGAGATTTTGAAAACAATGAACTACGGCGGATCGGTTGCTTTATCCGGACTAACGGGAGGCGTGGCGCTAGACACCTCGGTTTTTCCTTTTATATTGCGTGGCATCAATTTACTTGGCATCGATTCCGTGTATTGTCCACGGGCAGAACGGCTCGAATTATGGAAGCGGCTTGGATGTGAGTGGAAACCGGAGCAGGTGTTACAGGACGGCATTAAGGTTTATGAACTGGAGCAGCTGGAAGAGGCATTTTCGACCGTGTTAAGTGGTCAGGCGATTGGACGTCAGGTTGTTTCTCTTAGAAGGAACAAATCATCGGGCAATCGCAGATAA
- a CDS encoding thiamine pyrophosphate-dependent enzyme — translation MAMDIAKEQGTAKVEQRVVYESGNEMAAYAAHQINYHIMGYFPISPSTEVAQFLDLMKANGQHDIKLIPSDGEHSSAGICYGASTAGGRVFNATSANGYMYMLEQMPVQSGTRFPMVMNLVCRSVSGPLDIHGDHSDLYFALNTGWPILMCRDPQAVYDMNIMAIKLAEDPEVRLPVLVASDGYFTSHQKRRVHTFANREDVLKFVGEQPPAGFPHTLDRNNPITVGPYMNEPDYINNCYQQSEAMYRAEKVFERIAGEYELLTGRKYEMLDLYRMEDAEVAVFLMNSASEIIKDVVDSLRNQGIKAGSIAPNMIRPFPQRQIAEVLKNVKAITVGDRADSYGAHGGNMTNEIKAALFTYGNKTTQVVSRVYGLGGKEFYAEDGHHLFSLAIDAAKKQKVEVPFDYYGHTPGDPEKAPKRVLNPLRFEDLKAGLIKVTQNEETGKLGVRIPPLRSLTKKPKRIAPGHGACPGCGIFSGLELFFKGIEGDIVALFHTGCAMVVTTGYPYSSHKATYIHNLFQNGAATLSGVVEMFWERKRRGELDHLGLQEDFTFVMVTGDGGMDIGMGPAIGAALRNHRMIIIEYDNEGYMNTGAQLSYSTPLGHRTSTSNIGSVQKGKVFHHKDTPQIMAATNIPYVFTGSEAYPQDLVKKAAKAQWYAQNEGLVYGKILIACPLNWISPDDEGTNIVDAAVNSCFFPLYEVERGETTITYNPEEKGKRVPLVDWLKTMGKTRHLTKPENSEALAEFEREVNRRWQILLAKHEHPFL, via the coding sequence ATGGCGATGGATATTGCAAAAGAGCAAGGCACAGCTAAAGTGGAGCAACGCGTAGTATATGAGTCAGGTAATGAAATGGCGGCATATGCTGCCCATCAAATCAATTATCATATTATGGGATATTTCCCGATATCTCCGTCCACGGAGGTTGCTCAATTTCTCGATTTGATGAAGGCGAACGGCCAGCATGACATCAAGCTAATCCCTTCGGATGGTGAGCATAGTTCTGCGGGAATTTGCTACGGGGCATCTACAGCTGGCGGGCGGGTATTTAATGCTACGAGCGCGAACGGATACATGTATATGCTCGAGCAGATGCCGGTTCAGTCGGGAACCCGCTTTCCGATGGTTATGAACCTGGTATGCCGATCGGTTTCCGGTCCGCTGGATATTCACGGTGATCATTCGGACTTGTATTTTGCCCTGAATACAGGATGGCCGATATTAATGTGCCGTGATCCGCAGGCGGTGTACGACATGAACATCATGGCGATCAAGCTTGCTGAAGATCCTGAGGTTAGATTACCTGTGCTTGTTGCTTCAGACGGGTATTTTACCTCGCACCAGAAACGAAGAGTTCATACGTTCGCGAACCGCGAGGATGTATTGAAGTTCGTTGGTGAACAGCCGCCAGCAGGATTTCCGCATACACTAGATCGTAATAATCCGATCACGGTAGGCCCATATATGAATGAGCCTGATTATATCAACAACTGTTACCAGCAGTCCGAGGCCATGTACCGGGCAGAGAAAGTGTTTGAACGCATTGCCGGCGAATATGAGCTGCTGACGGGCAGAAAATATGAAATGCTGGATTTATATCGAATGGAGGATGCCGAGGTTGCGGTTTTCCTAATGAACTCTGCCTCTGAAATTATCAAAGACGTTGTGGACAGCTTGAGAAATCAAGGCATTAAGGCGGGCTCGATTGCTCCGAATATGATTCGGCCCTTCCCACAGCGGCAAATTGCTGAAGTGCTTAAAAATGTGAAGGCGATCACGGTGGGGGATCGCGCTGACTCTTACGGGGCTCATGGCGGCAATATGACGAACGAGATCAAAGCGGCCTTATTTACGTATGGAAATAAGACAACGCAGGTCGTAAGCCGCGTTTATGGCTTGGGCGGCAAGGAGTTTTACGCAGAAGATGGCCACCATTTATTCTCACTTGCAATTGATGCAGCGAAAAAACAGAAGGTTGAGGTTCCGTTTGATTATTATGGACATACACCGGGAGATCCTGAGAAGGCGCCTAAACGGGTGCTGAATCCGCTTCGCTTCGAAGATTTGAAAGCCGGGCTCATTAAGGTGACGCAAAATGAGGAAACTGGCAAGCTTGGTGTCCGCATACCGCCGCTCCGCTCATTGACGAAGAAGCCTAAACGGATTGCTCCAGGTCATGGTGCATGTCCAGGATGTGGTATTTTCTCCGGGCTAGAGCTGTTCTTTAAAGGGATTGAGGGCGATATCGTCGCTCTGTTCCATACGGGCTGTGCGATGGTAGTAACCACCGGTTATCCTTATTCTTCGCATAAGGCAACCTATATTCATAACCTGTTTCAAAACGGCGCTGCGACCTTATCCGGCGTAGTGGAGATGTTCTGGGAGCGAAAACGCCGCGGAGAGCTAGATCACCTTGGACTTCAAGAAGACTTCACTTTCGTGATGGTGACCGGTGACGGCGGGATGGATATTGGTATGGGACCGGCGATCGGCGCTGCGCTTCGCAATCATCGGATGATTATTATTGAATACGATAATGAAGGGTATATGAATACGGGGGCCCAGCTGTCTTATTCGACGCCGCTTGGACATCGCACATCAACTTCGAATATCGGCTCGGTACAGAAGGGGAAAGTATTCCATCATAAAGATACACCGCAAATTATGGCTGCAACTAACATCCCTTATGTGTTCACGGGCAGCGAGGCTTATCCGCAGGATCTGGTCAAAAAAGCGGCAAAAGCGCAATGGTACGCTCAGAATGAAGGACTTGTCTATGGTAAAATACTAATAGCTTGTCCGCTTAACTGGATCAGTCCCGATGATGAGGGGACGAATATTGTAGACGCAGCTGTCAATTCCTGCTTCTTCCCACTCTATGAGGTCGAACGTGGAGAAACGACGATTACGTACAACCCGGAGGAAAAGGGTAAGCGGGTTCCGCTCGTCGATTGGCTGAAGACTATGGGCAAAACTCGCCACTTGACTAAGCCTGAGAACAGTGAAGCGCTCGCCGAATTTGAGCGGGAAGTCAATCGTAGATGGCAAATATTGCTGGCTAAGCATGAGCATCCATTTTTATAA